From Streptomyces sp. HUAS MG91, the proteins below share one genomic window:
- a CDS encoding crotonase/enoyl-CoA hydratase family protein translates to MPSVRVEHTAHVSTVILSRPEARNAVDGATAALLADAFREFEADDTARVAVLWGEGGTFCAGADLKAVGTERGNRVAADGDGPMGPTRLRLSKPVIAAVSGHAVAGGLELALWCDLRVVEEDAVFGVFCRRWGVPLIDGGTVRLPRLIGESRAMDLILTGRPVTAPEAHAMGLANRLVAPGRARAAAEELAARLAEFPQACLRSDRASVREQHGLDEETAMRAELGLGTRVLREGIEGAARFTGGEGRHGSFGEER, encoded by the coding sequence ATGCCGTCCGTCCGCGTCGAACACACCGCCCACGTCAGCACGGTGATCCTGTCCCGGCCCGAGGCCCGCAACGCGGTCGACGGCGCCACGGCCGCCCTGCTGGCGGACGCCTTCCGGGAGTTCGAGGCGGACGACACGGCACGGGTGGCTGTGCTGTGGGGCGAGGGCGGCACGTTCTGCGCGGGCGCCGATCTGAAGGCCGTCGGCACGGAGCGCGGCAACCGGGTGGCGGCGGACGGCGACGGCCCGATGGGGCCGACGCGGCTGCGGCTGTCCAAGCCGGTGATCGCGGCGGTGAGCGGCCACGCGGTGGCGGGCGGTCTGGAGCTGGCGCTCTGGTGCGATCTGCGGGTCGTCGAGGAGGACGCCGTGTTCGGGGTGTTCTGCCGCCGCTGGGGCGTGCCGCTGATCGACGGCGGCACGGTCCGGCTGCCGCGTCTGATCGGCGAGAGCCGGGCCATGGACCTGATCCTGACCGGGCGGCCCGTCACGGCACCGGAGGCCCACGCGATGGGGCTGGCCAACCGTCTCGTGGCGCCGGGCCGGGCCCGCGCGGCGGCGGAGGAGCTGGCCGCCCGGCTGGCGGAGTTCCCGCAGGCGTGTCTGCGCAGCGACCGGGCGTCGGTACGGGAGCAGCACGGGCTCGACGAGGAGACGGCGATGCGGGCCGAACTCGGCCTCGGGACGCGGGTGTTGCGCGAGGGGATCGAGGGGGCCGCGCGGTTCACGGGCGGGGAGGGCCGGCACGGGTCGTTCGGCGAAGAGCGCTGA
- the bglX gene encoding beta-glucosidase BglX, giving the protein MPELGRRTLLSAVGATAATGLPSVAPAARELDVRRAGPYEDEVRALLARMTPQEKLGQLQQLPWVYDLNPGSGSTKEVEDAARSGRLGSVLSVFGARTTNALQRLAVEESRLGIPLLFGLDVIHGFWTTFPIPLAQAAAFDPEVARADAEVSAREARSHGVHWTFSPMMDVTREPRWGRVAEGNGEDPFLTARYAAAKVTGYQGSDLSAKTAVAACAKHFVAYGGAEGGRDYNTVDVSESRLRNLYLPPFEAALEAGAATVMASFNTVSGVPGHGNAHTLTDILRKEWGFEGMVVSDWTGVQELIAHGFAEDGADAARLALNAGVDMEMTSTNLRTHGGRLLREGRISRRRVDDAVTRVLRLKYALGLFDDPYVDEDAALTGPSAKAREAARAAAARSMVLLKNDGGILPLSRTLGSLALVGPFADSADLLGTWVVPAAAERFPAVRILDAVRRAAPDTKVTYARGVAPEGGDTAGIGAAVAAARAAELTVVVVGEPAGLSGEAAARSDLALPGAQEGLIAAIAETGRPFVVVLVNGRPLTVGSWLDKAPAVVEAWHPGVEAGHAVADVLFGTVNPGGKLPVSFPRTVGQLPVHYNHESTGRPYDADNKYTSKYLDLPPTPRFPFGHGLSYTTFALGAPELSRARVSARALRQGDTVEVSVPVRNTGSRTGDEVVQLYVRDVAASIVQPVRRLRGFRRVTLGAGAATTVRFRLAAADLGFWTNDPHGTFLVEEGTFKLYVGTSSTADAELTLNVT; this is encoded by the coding sequence GTGCCGGAGTTGGGAAGACGTACGTTGCTGTCCGCGGTCGGCGCCACGGCCGCGACGGGCCTGCCCTCGGTCGCGCCGGCGGCTCGGGAGCTCGACGTCCGGCGCGCGGGCCCGTACGAGGACGAGGTGCGGGCGCTGCTCGCGCGGATGACGCCGCAGGAGAAGCTGGGGCAGTTGCAGCAGCTCCCGTGGGTCTACGACCTGAATCCCGGATCGGGTTCGACGAAGGAGGTCGAGGACGCGGCGCGGTCGGGCCGGCTCGGTTCGGTGCTCAGCGTCTTCGGCGCGCGGACGACCAACGCGCTGCAGCGGCTCGCCGTCGAGGAGTCGCGGCTCGGCATCCCGCTGCTGTTCGGTCTGGACGTGATCCACGGCTTCTGGACGACCTTCCCGATCCCGCTCGCGCAGGCCGCCGCCTTCGACCCGGAGGTGGCGCGCGCGGACGCCGAGGTGTCGGCGCGCGAGGCCCGGTCCCACGGCGTGCACTGGACGTTCTCGCCGATGATGGACGTCACGCGCGAGCCGCGCTGGGGCCGCGTCGCCGAAGGGAACGGCGAGGACCCCTTCCTGACCGCGCGGTACGCGGCGGCGAAGGTGACGGGCTATCAGGGCTCGGACCTCTCGGCGAAGACGGCCGTCGCGGCCTGCGCCAAGCACTTCGTCGCGTACGGCGGCGCCGAGGGCGGCCGCGACTACAACACGGTCGACGTGTCGGAGTCCCGGCTGCGGAATCTGTACCTCCCGCCGTTCGAGGCGGCGCTGGAGGCGGGCGCGGCCACGGTGATGGCGTCGTTCAACACCGTCAGCGGTGTCCCGGGGCACGGCAACGCGCACACCCTCACCGACATCCTCAGGAAGGAGTGGGGTTTCGAGGGGATGGTGGTGAGCGACTGGACCGGCGTCCAGGAGCTGATCGCGCACGGCTTCGCCGAGGACGGCGCGGACGCGGCGCGGCTCGCCCTGAACGCGGGTGTCGACATGGAGATGACGAGCACGAACCTCCGCACCCACGGCGGACGGCTGCTGCGCGAGGGGAGGATCTCGCGGCGCCGGGTCGACGACGCGGTGACGCGGGTCCTGCGACTGAAGTACGCACTCGGGCTCTTCGACGATCCGTACGTGGACGAGGACGCGGCACTCACCGGGCCGTCGGCGAAGGCGCGGGAAGCGGCCCGCGCGGCGGCGGCCCGCTCGATGGTGCTGCTGAAGAACGACGGCGGGATCCTGCCGCTGAGCCGGACCCTCGGATCCCTCGCCCTGGTGGGCCCGTTCGCCGACTCGGCGGATCTGCTGGGTACGTGGGTGGTGCCCGCGGCGGCCGAGCGGTTCCCGGCGGTGAGGATCCTGGACGCCGTCAGGAGGGCCGCGCCGGACACGAAGGTGACGTACGCCCGGGGTGTCGCGCCGGAGGGCGGGGACACGGCGGGGATCGGGGCGGCGGTCGCGGCGGCGCGGGCGGCGGAGCTGACGGTCGTGGTCGTGGGCGAGCCGGCGGGCTTGAGCGGGGAGGCGGCGGCGCGGAGCGACCTCGCGCTGCCGGGCGCGCAGGAGGGGCTGATCGCGGCGATCGCGGAGACGGGCCGGCCGTTCGTGGTCGTCCTGGTCAACGGCCGTCCGCTGACGGTCGGTTCGTGGCTGGACAAGGCGCCCGCCGTGGTCGAGGCCTGGCATCCCGGCGTCGAGGCGGGGCACGCCGTCGCGGACGTGCTGTTCGGGACGGTCAACCCGGGCGGGAAGCTGCCGGTGTCGTTCCCGCGGACGGTCGGCCAGCTCCCGGTCCACTACAACCACGAGTCGACGGGACGCCCCTACGACGCGGACAACAAGTACACGTCCAAGTACCTGGACCTGCCGCCGACTCCGCGGTTCCCGTTCGGGCACGGCCTCAGCTACACGACCTTCGCGCTCGGCGCCCCGGAGCTGAGCCGGGCGCGCGTGTCCGCGCGGGCGCTGCGCCAGGGGGACACGGTGGAGGTGTCGGTTCCCGTGCGCAACACCGGGTCCCGCACCGGCGACGAGGTGGTGCAGCTGTACGTGCGGGACGTGGCCGCAAGCATCGTCCAGCCCGTGCGCAGGCTGCGCGGGTTCCGGCGGGTCACGCTCGGCGCGGGCGCGGCGACGACCGTCAGGTTCCGGCTCGCCGCCGCGGACCTGGGGTTCTGGACGAACGATCCGCACGGCACGTTCCTTGTCGAGGAGGGGACGTTCAAGCTGTACGTCGGGACGAGTTCGACGGCCGACGCCGAACTCACCCTCAACGTCACCTAG
- a CDS encoding ABC transporter ATP-binding protein, protein METTAWTQLHSVMNAQNGGSHNRPFARATLRRIGAFARPHRRRIVQFVLLSVLTALLAVATPVLAGDVVNAIVGGNDRTRVVRLAVLIAVIALAEAGIGLLARWLSANLGEGLILDLRTAVFDHVQKMPVAFFTRTRTGALVSRLNNDVIGAQRAFSNTLSGVVGNVVTLVLTLAVMLTLSWQITLLALVLLPVFVIPARRTGSRMARMQREAAAHNAAMGTRMTERFSAPGATLVKLFGRPEEESREFAARARRVRDIGVRTAMAQSAFITALTLVSALALALVYGLGGYFALDGSLKAGTVVSLALLLTRLYAPLTSLAGARVEVMSALVSFERVFEVLDLKPLIEEKADAREVPEGPVAVEFDEVRFGYPSADKVSLASLEEVASLDNRGGAEVLHGVSFRAEPGRTIALVGSSGAGKSTVAQLLPRLYDTDAGAVRIGGVDVRDLSATSIRATLGMVTQDGHLFHDSVRANLLLARPEATEDELWDVLRRARLETLVRDLPDGLDTVVGERGYRLSGGERQRMTIARLLLARQRVVILDEATAHLDNTSEAAVQEALAEALDGRTAIVIAHRLSTIRSADQILVVENGRIVERGTHDELVAVEGRYAQLYRTQFAHGEPETVAEVV, encoded by the coding sequence ATGGAGACCACAGCCTGGACGCAGTTGCACAGCGTCATGAACGCCCAGAACGGCGGCTCCCACAACCGCCCCTTCGCCCGCGCGACCCTGCGCCGCATCGGCGCGTTCGCGCGACCGCACCGGCGGCGCATCGTCCAGTTCGTCCTGTTGAGCGTCCTCACCGCACTGCTGGCCGTCGCGACCCCGGTGCTCGCGGGCGACGTCGTCAACGCCATCGTCGGCGGTAACGACCGGACACGCGTGGTGCGACTCGCCGTCCTCATCGCGGTGATCGCCCTCGCCGAGGCCGGCATCGGGCTGCTCGCCCGCTGGCTCTCCGCCAACCTCGGCGAGGGCCTGATCCTCGATCTCCGTACGGCCGTCTTCGACCATGTGCAGAAGATGCCCGTCGCGTTCTTCACCCGGACCCGCACCGGCGCGCTCGTCAGCCGCCTCAACAACGATGTGATCGGCGCACAGCGCGCGTTCAGCAACACTCTTTCGGGTGTCGTCGGCAACGTCGTGACCCTGGTCCTCACCCTGGCCGTCATGCTCACCCTGTCCTGGCAGATCACCCTGCTCGCACTGGTCCTGCTGCCGGTCTTCGTGATCCCGGCCCGCCGCACGGGCTCCCGGATGGCCCGGATGCAGCGCGAGGCCGCCGCGCACAACGCGGCCATGGGCACCCGGATGACCGAGCGGTTCTCCGCGCCGGGCGCCACGCTCGTGAAGCTCTTCGGGCGCCCCGAGGAGGAGTCGCGGGAGTTCGCGGCGCGGGCCCGGCGGGTACGCGACATCGGGGTGCGCACGGCCATGGCGCAGTCCGCGTTCATCACCGCGCTGACCCTCGTCTCCGCCCTCGCGCTCGCCCTCGTCTACGGTCTCGGCGGCTACTTCGCGCTCGACGGCAGCCTGAAGGCGGGCACCGTCGTCTCCCTCGCGCTGCTCCTCACCCGGCTGTACGCGCCGCTGACGTCCCTGGCGGGCGCCCGCGTCGAGGTCATGAGCGCCCTGGTCAGCTTCGAGCGGGTCTTCGAGGTGCTCGACCTGAAGCCGCTCATCGAGGAGAAAGCGGACGCCCGCGAGGTCCCCGAGGGGCCGGTGGCCGTGGAGTTCGACGAGGTCCGCTTCGGCTACCCGTCCGCCGACAAGGTCTCCCTGGCCTCCCTCGAGGAGGTCGCCTCGCTCGACAACCGCGGCGGCGCCGAGGTCCTGCACGGCGTCTCCTTCCGCGCCGAACCCGGCCGGACCATCGCCCTCGTCGGCTCCTCGGGCGCCGGCAAGTCGACCGTCGCGCAACTGCTGCCCCGCCTCTACGACACCGACGCGGGCGCCGTACGGATCGGCGGCGTCGACGTACGCGACCTGAGCGCCACATCGATCCGCGCCACCCTCGGCATGGTCACCCAGGACGGCCACCTCTTCCACGACAGCGTCCGCGCCAACCTGCTGCTCGCCCGGCCGGAGGCGACCGAGGACGAACTGTGGGACGTGCTGCGCCGGGCCCGCCTGGAGACCCTGGTGCGCGACCTGCCCGACGGGCTCGACACGGTGGTCGGCGAGCGCGGCTACCGGCTGTCCGGCGGCGAACGCCAGCGCATGACCATCGCCCGGCTGCTCCTCGCCCGCCAGCGCGTCGTCATCCTCGACGAGGCCACCGCCCACCTCGACAACACCTCCGAGGCCGCGGTGCAGGAGGCCCTGGCGGAGGCCCTCGACGGACGCACCGCCATCGTCATCGCCCACCGGCTCTCCACGATCCGCTCCGCCGACCAGATCCTGGTCGTGGAGAACGGCCGGATCGTGGAGCGCGGCACGCACGACGAACTCGTCGCCGTCGAGGGACGGTACGCGCAGCTGTACCGGACGCAGTTCGCGCACGGGGAGCCGGAGACGGTGGCGGAAGTGGTCTGA